A window from Micromonospora profundi encodes these proteins:
- the nadA gene encoding quinolinate synthase NadA, translated as MTSTWVEPSNTATALLLLGRGSDPDTERGVECPGDLPAPSDPDLVARATAAKAKLGSKVFVLGHHYQRDEVIQFADVTGDSFKLAREAAARPDAEYIVFCGVHFMAESADILTTDSQRVILPDLAAGCSMADMAVLGQVEAAWDTLTELGIAGDTVPVTYMNSSADIKGFVGRNGGVVCTSSNARRALDWAYEQGSKVFFLPDQHLGRNTAVLEMGLSLDDCVLYDPHKPGGGLTPEQLRDAKMILWRGHCSVHGRFTLDSVNDVRERVPEVNVLVHPECRHEVVTASDYVGSTEYIIKTIEAAPAGSAWALGTELNLVRRLALAHPDKQIMFLDKAVCYCSTMNRIDLPHLVWALEELVAGRVVNQITVDADTAHHARVALDQMLALPGAVTPPPGAP; from the coding sequence GTGACTTCGACCTGGGTGGAACCCTCCAACACGGCGACGGCTCTGCTGCTGCTCGGCCGGGGCAGCGACCCCGACACCGAGCGCGGCGTCGAATGTCCGGGCGACCTGCCGGCGCCCAGCGACCCCGACCTGGTGGCTCGCGCCACCGCGGCGAAGGCGAAGCTGGGTAGCAAGGTGTTCGTGCTGGGGCATCACTACCAGCGCGACGAGGTGATCCAGTTCGCCGACGTGACAGGCGACTCGTTCAAGCTGGCCCGGGAGGCGGCCGCCCGCCCGGACGCGGAGTACATCGTCTTCTGCGGCGTGCACTTCATGGCCGAGAGCGCCGACATCCTCACCACCGACTCCCAGCGGGTGATCCTGCCCGATCTGGCGGCCGGCTGCTCGATGGCGGACATGGCCGTGCTGGGTCAGGTCGAGGCCGCCTGGGACACGCTCACCGAGCTGGGCATCGCCGGCGACACGGTCCCGGTGACGTACATGAACTCGTCGGCAGACATCAAGGGCTTCGTGGGCCGCAACGGCGGGGTGGTCTGCACCTCCTCCAACGCCCGGCGCGCCCTGGACTGGGCGTACGAGCAGGGGTCGAAGGTGTTCTTCCTGCCCGACCAGCACCTGGGCCGCAACACGGCGGTGCTGGAGATGGGCCTGTCGCTCGACGACTGTGTCCTCTACGACCCGCACAAGCCCGGCGGCGGGCTCACCCCGGAGCAGCTGCGCGACGCCAAGATGATCCTGTGGCGGGGGCACTGCTCGGTGCACGGCCGGTTCACGCTGGACAGCGTCAACGACGTACGGGAGCGGGTGCCCGAGGTCAACGTGCTTGTCCACCCGGAGTGCCGGCACGAGGTCGTCACGGCCTCGGACTACGTCGGCTCCACCGAGTACATCATCAAGACCATCGAGGCGGCGCCGGCGGGTTCGGCGTGGGCGCTGGGCACCGAGCTGAACCTGGTCCGCCGGCTGGCGTTGGCCCACCCGGACAAGCAGATCATGTTCCTGGACAAGGCCGTCTGCTACTGCTCGACGATGAACCGGATCGACCTGCCGCACCTGGTGTGGGCGCTGGAGGAGCTGGTCGCGGGCCGGGTGGTCAACCAGATCACTGTGGACGCCGACACCGCGCACCACGCTCGGGTGGCGCTTGACCAGATGCTCGCGCTGCCGGGCGCCGTCACCCCACCCCCGGGCGCACCCTGA
- the murA gene encoding UDP-N-acetylglucosamine 1-carboxyvinyltransferase, whose translation MTDDVLVVHGGAPLEGRIRVRGAKNLVSKAMVAALLGDTPSRLFDVPKIRDVEVVRGLLGLHGVKVTDGVEDGELVFDPANVESASTDQINVHAGSSRIPILFCGPLLHRLGHAFIPDLGGCHIGPRPIDFHLQALREFGATVDKRPEGLHLSAPNGLHGTKFALPYPSVGATEQVLLTAVMAEGVTELRNAAVEPEIIDLICILQKMGAIIKVHTDRVIEIQGVPKLHGYTHRPIPDRIEAASWAAAALATRGHVEVLGAQQADMMTFLNIFRSVGGEYEVTDARPPKLGDPGQEGGIRFWHPGGELNAVALETDVHPGFMTDWQQPLVVALTQARGLSIVHETVYEQRLGYTEALNSMGANIQVYRDCLGGTPCRFGRRNFKHSAVIAGPSKLHAADLVIPDLRAGFSHLIAALAAEGTSRVYGVDLINRGYEDFEAKLADLGAHVERP comes from the coding sequence TTGACCGACGACGTCCTGGTCGTGCACGGAGGGGCTCCGCTCGAAGGGCGGATCCGCGTGCGCGGCGCGAAGAACCTGGTTTCGAAGGCGATGGTCGCCGCGTTGCTCGGCGACACCCCGAGCCGATTGTTCGACGTGCCGAAGATCCGCGACGTCGAGGTGGTCCGAGGTCTGCTCGGGCTGCACGGCGTCAAGGTGACCGACGGCGTCGAGGACGGCGAACTCGTCTTCGACCCCGCCAACGTGGAGAGCGCCAGCACCGACCAGATCAACGTGCACGCGGGTTCGAGCCGGATTCCGATCCTGTTCTGCGGGCCGCTGCTGCACCGGCTGGGGCACGCGTTCATCCCCGACCTGGGTGGGTGCCACATCGGCCCGCGCCCGATCGACTTCCACCTTCAGGCGCTGCGGGAGTTCGGCGCCACCGTCGACAAGCGGCCCGAGGGTCTGCACCTGTCCGCGCCCAACGGGCTGCACGGCACCAAGTTCGCCCTGCCGTACCCGAGCGTCGGCGCCACCGAGCAGGTGCTGCTGACCGCCGTGATGGCCGAAGGTGTCACCGAGCTGCGCAACGCCGCGGTGGAGCCGGAGATCATCGACCTGATCTGCATCCTGCAGAAGATGGGCGCGATCATCAAGGTCCACACCGACCGGGTGATCGAGATCCAGGGTGTGCCGAAGCTGCACGGCTACACGCACCGGCCGATCCCGGACCGGATCGAGGCGGCCAGCTGGGCCGCCGCCGCGCTGGCCACCCGTGGTCACGTCGAGGTGCTCGGCGCTCAGCAGGCCGACATGATGACCTTCCTGAACATCTTCCGGTCCGTCGGCGGCGAGTACGAGGTCACCGACGCCCGTCCGCCGAAGCTGGGCGACCCGGGTCAGGAGGGCGGCATCCGCTTCTGGCACCCGGGCGGCGAGCTGAACGCGGTGGCGCTGGAGACCGACGTACACCCGGGTTTCATGACCGACTGGCAGCAGCCGCTCGTGGTCGCGCTCACCCAGGCCCGGGGCCTGTCGATCGTCCACGAGACGGTCTACGAGCAGCGCCTGGGCTACACCGAGGCGCTCAACTCGATGGGCGCCAACATCCAGGTCTACCGGGACTGCCTCGGCGGCACCCCGTGCCGCTTCGGTCGACGCAACTTCAAGCACTCGGCGGTGATCGCCGGACCGAGCAAGCTGCACGCCGCGGACCTGGTCATTCCGGACCTGCGGGCCGGTTTCAGCCACCTGATCGCGGCGCTCGCCGCCGAGGGCACCTCCCGGGTGTACGGCGTCGACCTGATCAACCGCGGCTACGAGGACTTCGAGGCGAAGCTCGCCGACCTGGGCGCGCACGTCGAGCGTCCGTAA
- the erpA gene encoding iron-sulfur cluster insertion protein ErpA, giving the protein MTTPAQTESTEAQAPTSVVLTDVAAQKVKALIEQEGRDDLRLRVAVQPGGCSGLRYQLFFDERSLDGDVVTDFGGVEVVVDRMSSPYLSGATIDFADRIDAQGFTIDNPNAGNSCACGDSFN; this is encoded by the coding sequence GTGACCACGCCAGCGCAGACCGAGTCGACCGAGGCCCAGGCCCCTACTTCCGTCGTCCTCACCGACGTCGCGGCGCAGAAGGTCAAGGCTCTGATCGAGCAGGAGGGCCGCGATGACCTGCGGCTCCGCGTCGCGGTGCAGCCGGGTGGCTGCTCCGGCCTGCGGTACCAGCTCTTCTTCGACGAGCGTTCGCTCGACGGCGACGTCGTCACCGACTTCGGTGGCGTCGAGGTCGTCGTCGACCGGATGAGCAGCCCCTACCTGTCCGGCGCGACGATCGACTTCGCCGACCGGATCGACGCACAGGGCTTCACCATCGACAACCCGAACGCGGGCAACTCCTGCGCCTGCGGCGACTCGTTCAACTGA
- a CDS encoding AzlD domain-containing protein, translating into MLIAVILTLAAGTYGFRVAGVLLRDRLDLPEWARLLLPVAAAALLAALAATAAITEAGRFAGWARPVGVLVGLLLAWRRAPFLLVVVGAAVTAAVLRLLGVP; encoded by the coding sequence GTGCTGATCGCGGTGATCCTGACGCTGGCCGCAGGCACCTACGGCTTCCGGGTCGCCGGTGTGCTGCTGCGGGACCGGCTCGACCTGCCCGAGTGGGCCCGACTGCTGCTGCCGGTCGCCGCGGCCGCGCTGCTCGCCGCGTTGGCGGCGACAGCGGCGATCACCGAGGCCGGCCGGTTCGCCGGCTGGGCCAGGCCGGTCGGGGTGCTCGTCGGCCTGCTGCTCGCCTGGCGTCGGGCGCCGTTCCTGCTGGTGGTGGTCGGCGCGGCGGTCACGGCCGCCGTGCTACGCCTGCTCGGTGTGCCGTGA
- a CDS encoding helix-turn-helix domain-containing protein — translation MPPEPSAPLATIATALRRERERVGISLTELARRAGVAKSTLSHLESGTGNPSVETLWALGVALGVPFGRLVEPADDAIRVIRAGEGPRIHSVQADFTGTLLSAGAAHLRRDVYLIELEPGAVREADGHTPRSVEHVVVAAGRLRVGPEANPVDLDPGDYATFPGDIPHRYEALLPGTFAVLVMEHP, via the coding sequence ATGCCGCCGGAACCCTCCGCCCCGCTGGCCACCATCGCCACCGCCCTACGCCGCGAACGGGAGCGCGTCGGCATCTCGCTCACCGAACTCGCCCGCCGGGCAGGAGTGGCCAAGTCCACTCTCTCCCACCTGGAGTCCGGGACCGGCAACCCGAGCGTGGAGACGCTCTGGGCGCTCGGCGTGGCGCTCGGCGTACCGTTCGGGCGGCTCGTGGAGCCTGCCGACGACGCCATCCGGGTGATCCGCGCCGGGGAGGGGCCACGGATCCACTCCGTGCAGGCCGACTTCACCGGCACGCTGCTCAGCGCCGGTGCGGCGCACCTGCGGCGGGACGTCTACCTGATCGAGTTGGAGCCCGGCGCCGTCCGGGAGGCCGACGGGCACACTCCCCGCAGCGTCGAGCACGTGGTGGTGGCCGCCGGCCGGCTGCGCGTCGGCCCCGAGGCGAATCCCGTCGACCTCGATCCGGGCGACTACGCGACGTTTCCCGGCGACATCCCGCACCGCTACGAGGCCCTGCTCCCCGGCACCTTCGCCGTCCTGGTGATGGAACATCCCTGA
- a CDS encoding DUF3043 domain-containing protein, with protein sequence MPSLFRRKSTDLVDEAASSVTPEESAERPRGYTPAKGRETPKRPTVGRRPAGPTRPLSKEEERERRRKLRAEAAAEFRREGGPRDRGPERLLARNVVDSRRTVGTWFFGGALIVLIGSNAAMPPVVRLVSNLLWGALALGVVIDSVLICRKIGKLVRERFPKTDQRMGSLYLYAVMRAITFRRMRAPAPQVKLGDKV encoded by the coding sequence GTGCCGTCGCTCTTTCGCCGCAAGTCCACCGACCTCGTCGACGAGGCCGCCTCCTCGGTGACCCCTGAGGAGTCCGCCGAGCGGCCCCGGGGCTACACCCCGGCCAAGGGTCGGGAGACGCCCAAGCGGCCGACCGTCGGCCGGCGCCCCGCCGGCCCCACCCGCCCCCTGAGCAAGGAGGAGGAGCGGGAGCGCCGACGCAAGCTGCGCGCCGAGGCCGCCGCGGAGTTCCGCCGTGAGGGCGGCCCCCGCGACCGTGGCCCGGAGCGGCTGCTGGCCCGCAACGTGGTCGACTCCCGGCGTACCGTCGGCACCTGGTTCTTCGGTGGCGCGTTGATCGTGCTGATCGGCTCGAACGCGGCGATGCCACCGGTGGTCCGGCTGGTCTCCAACCTGCTGTGGGGCGCGCTGGCGCTGGGCGTGGTCATCGACTCGGTGCTCATCTGCCGCAAGATCGGCAAGTTGGTCCGGGAGCGCTTCCCGAAGACCGACCAGCGGATGGGCTCGCTCTACCTGTACGCGGTGATGCGGGCGATCACCTTCCGGCGGATGCGTGCCCCGGCCCCGCAGGTAAAACTCGGCGACAAGGTCTGA
- a CDS encoding AzlC family ABC transporter permease, with product MRTVQRTADAGVLRDVLALGAAMVAVGASFGAVAVAAGIPVWATLTMSAVLYAGGAQFMAVGLVAAGSPLAAVLAGLLLNARHLPFGLALGNSLGPRLGHRLLGSHLLTDEATAFTLAQPDGVARRRAFWLAGTLLFVAWNAGTLVGVLAGGAVGDPAALGLDAAFPAGLIALLLPSLRDRDTRHAALGGAALAVVATPLLPAGLPVLLALAGPALIALRRRRTPTGGAGPTTVPAAGESATC from the coding sequence ATGCGTACGGTACAACGAACAGCCGACGCCGGGGTGCTCCGAGATGTGCTCGCCCTCGGCGCGGCGATGGTCGCCGTGGGCGCCTCCTTCGGGGCGGTCGCGGTGGCTGCCGGGATCCCGGTGTGGGCCACACTGACGATGTCCGCGGTCCTCTACGCCGGCGGCGCGCAGTTCATGGCCGTCGGTCTCGTGGCCGCTGGCAGCCCCCTGGCCGCCGTGCTGGCCGGGCTCCTGCTCAACGCCCGGCACCTGCCGTTCGGGCTCGCGCTCGGCAACAGCCTCGGACCCCGGCTGGGGCACCGGCTGCTCGGCAGTCACCTGCTGACCGACGAGGCGACCGCCTTCACGCTCGCCCAGCCGGACGGCGTCGCCCGCCGACGGGCGTTCTGGCTGGCCGGCACGCTGCTCTTCGTCGCCTGGAACGCGGGCACCCTGGTCGGCGTGCTCGCGGGGGGCGCGGTCGGCGACCCGGCCGCGTTGGGCCTGGACGCCGCGTTCCCGGCCGGGCTCATCGCGTTGCTGCTGCCGTCCCTGCGCGACCGGGACACCCGTCACGCCGCGCTGGGCGGGGCCGCCCTCGCTGTCGTCGCCACCCCGCTGCTGCCGGCCGGACTGCCGGTGCTGCTCGCACTCGCCGGCCCGGCCCTCATCGCGCTGCGCCGCCGCCGTACGCCAACCGGCGGTGCCGGCCCCACCACAGTGCCGGCGGCCGGGGAGAGTGCGACGTGCTGA
- a CDS encoding glycerate kinase family protein: MWAATLHRMRVLLCPDKFAGTLPAPEVAAAVAAGWRTVTAGDDLLLRPLADGGPGFVEVLAEALDGRRVPVPTVDPLGRPAAGEILLTADGATAYLESAQACGLHLLTAAERDPKTTTSYGLGLLVTAAVESGASTVVIGLGGSGTNDGGAGMLAALGVTPLDAGGAALPYGGAALAAIDALDGAPRLRGARLVAATDVDNPLLGLHGASNVFGPQKGADRADVLLLDAALERFAEVLERDLPGCPAGLGALPGGGAAGGLGAAILALGGTCESGIGLVTSATRLDAALDTVDLVITGEGSFDHQSLRGKVVAGVAGAARDRGVPCVVVAGQVSTGRREAASAGVTDAYSLVEHFGGEEAGGLDAALSRPADGLRELGARLARQWSR, encoded by the coding sequence ATGTGGGCTGCCACACTGCACCGCATGCGTGTGTTGCTCTGCCCGGACAAGTTCGCCGGCACTCTGCCCGCCCCGGAGGTCGCCGCGGCCGTTGCTGCCGGGTGGCGCACCGTCACCGCCGGCGACGACCTGCTGCTCCGGCCCCTCGCCGACGGCGGGCCGGGCTTCGTGGAGGTGCTCGCCGAGGCACTCGACGGCAGGCGGGTGCCGGTGCCGACCGTCGACCCGTTGGGCCGTCCGGCGGCAGGTGAGATCCTGCTCACCGCCGACGGCGCCACCGCCTACCTGGAGAGCGCCCAGGCGTGCGGGCTGCACCTGCTCACCGCCGCCGAGCGCGACCCGAAGACCACCACGTCGTACGGGCTGGGCCTGCTGGTGACCGCCGCCGTGGAGAGCGGGGCGAGCACCGTGGTGATCGGGCTGGGCGGCTCCGGCACCAACGACGGCGGCGCCGGCATGCTGGCCGCGCTGGGCGTCACCCCACTGGACGCCGGCGGCGCCGCGCTTCCGTACGGCGGGGCGGCGCTGGCCGCGATCGACGCGCTGGACGGCGCGCCCCGGCTGCGCGGCGCCCGGCTGGTCGCCGCCACCGACGTGGACAACCCGCTGCTCGGGCTGCATGGCGCGAGCAACGTGTTCGGCCCGCAGAAGGGCGCCGACCGGGCCGATGTACTGCTGCTCGACGCCGCGCTGGAGCGCTTCGCCGAGGTGCTGGAACGGGACCTGCCCGGCTGCCCGGCAGGGCTCGGCGCGCTGCCCGGTGGTGGGGCCGCCGGCGGCCTCGGTGCGGCGATCCTCGCGCTCGGGGGCACCTGCGAGTCGGGCATCGGTCTGGTCACCAGCGCCACCCGGCTGGACGCCGCGCTGGACACCGTCGACCTGGTGATCACCGGTGAGGGGTCCTTCGACCACCAGTCGCTGCGGGGCAAGGTCGTCGCCGGGGTGGCCGGGGCGGCCCGCGACAGGGGGGTGCCGTGCGTGGTGGTGGCCGGTCAGGTGAGCACCGGCCGGCGGGAGGCCGCCTCAGCGGGGGTGACCGACGCGTACAGCCTGGTCGAGCACTTCGGCGGCGAGGAGGCCGGCGGCCTGGACGCCGCGCTCAGCAGGCCCGCTGACGGGTTGCGCGAGCTGGGCGCGCGGCTGGCCCGGCAGTGGAGCCGCTGA